The following proteins are encoded in a genomic region of Brachypodium distachyon strain Bd21 chromosome 1, Brachypodium_distachyon_v3.0, whole genome shotgun sequence:
- the LOC112270221 gene encoding uncharacterized protein LOC112270221: protein MDSWTCGGIGDKATARASGLLRRCIAFSLALVNWHRHTSLPRFGAGVQEKACGHAAVVVGAWRHPKLRSSSGVPATANAWRTVRWLWIASATNTIRTTSVMVFGNLGSMNTFK, encoded by the exons ATGGACTCATGGACCTGTGGCGGCATCGGCGATAAGGCAACAGCACGTGCATCGGGGCTACTGCGGCGATGCATTGCCTTCTCCCTCGCATTGGTGAACTGGCATCGCCACACCTCTTTGCCACGGTTCGGCGCAGGGGTGCAAGAGAAGGCGTGCGGCCATGCTGCTGTAGTGGTTGGCGCTTGGCGGCATCCGAAGCTGAGGAGCTCCAGCGGCGTCCCTGCAACAGCCAACGCATGGCGCACAGTGCGATGGCTGTGGATTGCATCTGCTACTAATACCATTCGGACTACATCAGTAATG GTGTTTGGGAATCTGGGATCTATGAATACATTTAAGTGA
- the LOC100828145 gene encoding ent-kaurene oxidase 2 isoform X1: protein MEALLAGSWGWAAAAATFGVLLAVALAGKGHKDRTNAPPVVPGLPLIGNLHQLREKKPLKTFAKWSDIYGPIYSIRMGASSVVVLNSTEVAKEAMVEKFSSISTRKLPKAFLVITRDKTMVATSDYGDFHKMAKRYAMAGMLGSSAQRQFRDTRDMMVDNMVSTYHTLVAGDPHAPLNFRQVFRDELFRLSLVQSLGEDVSSVYVKQFGRVISKEEIYQATVSDMMMCVIEVDWRDFFPYLSWVPNRGFEKNVRATESRRTAVMQALIHQQKKRIALGEARVSYLDFLLAEGTLTDEQLTMLVWEAVVEAADTTLVTTEWAMHELAKNPEKQERLYREIEEVCGEETVTEDHLPRLPYLNAVFHETLRLHAPVVLLPPRFVHETTTLAGYVIPAGTEIIINVNRCNMNKKEWEEPEEWRPERFLEGRFDAADMYKTMAFGAGRRVCAGSQQATSISCAAIARFVQEFAWRLKEGDEDKVDTVQLMNYKLHPLYVYLSPRGKK from the exons ATGGAGGCGCTGCTAGCGGGCAGCTGGGGTTgggctgccgctgcggcgACCTTCGGCGTGCTGCTGGCCGTCGCTCTCGCCGGCAAGGGGCACAAGGACCGCACGAATGCGCCCCCAG TTGTTCCCGGTTTACCGCTTATTGGGAATCTGCATCAATTGAGAGAAAAGAAGCCCCTTAAGACCTTTGCAAAATGGTCAGATATTTATGGACCCATATACAGTATAAGGATGGGAGCTTCTTCTGTAGTTGTGCTCAACTCAACAGAAGTAGCCAAGGAG GCAATGGTTGAAAAATTCTCGTCCATATCTACTCGAAAACTACCTAAAGCATTTTTAGTTATCACCCGTGATAAAACTATGGTTGCGACAAGTGACTATGGCGACTTCCACAAAATGGCGAAGCGTTATGCTATGGCGGGTATGTTGGGTTCTTCCGCTCAG AGACAATTTCGGGACACGAGAGACATGATGGTTGATAACATGGTAAGCACCTATCATACGTTGGTGGCTGGTGACCCACATGCTCCTTTGAACTTCAGACAAGTTTTCAGGGACGAGCTATTCCGCTTGTCCTTGGTCCAG AGCTTAGGTGAGGATGTGAGTTCAGTCTATGTGAAGCAGTTTGGGAGGGTGATATCAAAGGAAGAAATCTACCAGGCCACGGTGTCTGACATGATGATGTGTGTAATTGAGGTCGACTGGAGGGACTTCTTCCCATACCTCAGCTGGGTGCCGAACCGGGGTTTCGAAAAAAATGTTCGTGCCACGGAATCTAGGCGAACCGCGGTGATGCAGGCCTTGATCCATcaacagaagaaaagaattgcGCTTGGCGAG GCAAGAGTATCGTATTTGGACTTCTTACTGGCGGAGGGCACACTGACAGACGAGCAATTGACGATGCTGGTGTGGGAGGCAGTCGTAGAAGCTGCAGATACCACTCTGGTCACCACAGAGTGGGCTATGCATGAGCTTGCCAAAAACCCAGAGAAACAG GAACGTCTCTACCGGGAGATCGAAGAGGTGTGCGGCGAGGAGACGGTCACCGAGGACCATCTTCCTCGGCTGCCGTACCTGAATGCCGTGTTCCATGAGACGCTGCGCCTCCATGCTCCAGTGGTACTTCTGCCTCCAAGGTTCGTCCATGAGACAACCACGTTGGCTGGCTACGTCATCCCAGCCGGCACAGAG ATCATCATCAACGTGAACAGGTGCAACATGAACAAGAAGGAGTGGGAGGAGCCCGAGGAGTGGAGGCCGGAGAGGTTCCTGGAGGGGAGGTTCGATGCTGCTGACATGTACAAGACCATGGCGTTCGGCGCCGGGAGGAGGGTCTGCGCCGGGAGCCAGCAGGCGACGAGCATCTCCTGCGCCGCCATTGCGCGGTTCGTGCAGGAGTTCGCCTGGAGGCTCAAGGAGGGCGACGAGGACAAGGTGGACACCGTCCAGCTCATGAACTACAAGCTCCACCCGCTGTATGTGTACCTCTCGCCCAGAGGGAAAAAGTGA
- the LOC100828145 gene encoding ent-kaurene oxidase 2 isoform X2, with protein MEALLAGSWGWAAAAATFGVLLAVALAGKGHKDRTNAPPVVPGLPLIGNLHQLREKKPLKTFAKWSDIYGPIYSIRMGASSVVVLNSTEVAKEAMVEKFSSISTRKLPKAFLVITRDKTMVATSDYGDFHKMAKRYAMAGMLGSSAQRQFRDTRDMMVDNMVSTYHTLVAGDPHAPLNFRQVFRDELFRLSLVQSLGEDVSSVYVKQFGRVISKEEIYQATVSDMMMCVIEVDWRDFFPYLSWVPNRGFEKNVRATESRRTAVMQALIHQQKKRIALGEARVSYLDFLLAEGTLTDEQLTMLVWEAVVEAADTTLVTTEWAMHELAKNPEKQERLYREIEEVCGEETVTEDHLPRLPYLNAVFHETLRLHAPVVLLPPRFVHETTTLAGYVIPAGTEVQHEQEGVGGARGVEAGEVPGGEVRCC; from the exons ATGGAGGCGCTGCTAGCGGGCAGCTGGGGTTgggctgccgctgcggcgACCTTCGGCGTGCTGCTGGCCGTCGCTCTCGCCGGCAAGGGGCACAAGGACCGCACGAATGCGCCCCCAG TTGTTCCCGGTTTACCGCTTATTGGGAATCTGCATCAATTGAGAGAAAAGAAGCCCCTTAAGACCTTTGCAAAATGGTCAGATATTTATGGACCCATATACAGTATAAGGATGGGAGCTTCTTCTGTAGTTGTGCTCAACTCAACAGAAGTAGCCAAGGAG GCAATGGTTGAAAAATTCTCGTCCATATCTACTCGAAAACTACCTAAAGCATTTTTAGTTATCACCCGTGATAAAACTATGGTTGCGACAAGTGACTATGGCGACTTCCACAAAATGGCGAAGCGTTATGCTATGGCGGGTATGTTGGGTTCTTCCGCTCAG AGACAATTTCGGGACACGAGAGACATGATGGTTGATAACATGGTAAGCACCTATCATACGTTGGTGGCTGGTGACCCACATGCTCCTTTGAACTTCAGACAAGTTTTCAGGGACGAGCTATTCCGCTTGTCCTTGGTCCAG AGCTTAGGTGAGGATGTGAGTTCAGTCTATGTGAAGCAGTTTGGGAGGGTGATATCAAAGGAAGAAATCTACCAGGCCACGGTGTCTGACATGATGATGTGTGTAATTGAGGTCGACTGGAGGGACTTCTTCCCATACCTCAGCTGGGTGCCGAACCGGGGTTTCGAAAAAAATGTTCGTGCCACGGAATCTAGGCGAACCGCGGTGATGCAGGCCTTGATCCATcaacagaagaaaagaattgcGCTTGGCGAG GCAAGAGTATCGTATTTGGACTTCTTACTGGCGGAGGGCACACTGACAGACGAGCAATTGACGATGCTGGTGTGGGAGGCAGTCGTAGAAGCTGCAGATACCACTCTGGTCACCACAGAGTGGGCTATGCATGAGCTTGCCAAAAACCCAGAGAAACAG GAACGTCTCTACCGGGAGATCGAAGAGGTGTGCGGCGAGGAGACGGTCACCGAGGACCATCTTCCTCGGCTGCCGTACCTGAATGCCGTGTTCCATGAGACGCTGCGCCTCCATGCTCCAGTGGTACTTCTGCCTCCAAGGTTCGTCCATGAGACAACCACGTTGGCTGGCTACGTCATCCCAGCCGGCACAGAG GTGCAACATGAACAAGAAGGAGTGGGAGGAGCCCGAGGAGTGGAGGCCGGAGAGGTTCCTGGAGGGGAGGTTCGATGCTGCTGA